Proteins encoded in a region of the Mesoaciditoga lauensis cd-1655R = DSM 25116 genome:
- the rdgB gene encoding RdgB/HAM1 family non-canonical purine NTP pyrophosphatase produces MRIILATSNAHKIEEIREILKDVWESMEFVPMKFDVEEDGKNYEENALKKARFAYEATKTPSIADDSGLVIDALPDILGVKSARFMEGKSYAEKNITILGMMKDIPPEKRTARFTCVAVYYDGTSHIFKGEIKGKISYEPRGKNGFGYDPIFIPDGYDKTMAELEQREKNHISHRARAFRKLASYLLENSL; encoded by the coding sequence ATGAGAATAATATTGGCAACTTCAAATGCTCATAAAATAGAAGAAATCAGAGAAATATTGAAAGATGTCTGGGAAAGCATGGAGTTCGTTCCCATGAAATTCGATGTGGAAGAAGATGGGAAAAACTACGAGGAAAACGCTTTAAAGAAAGCGAGATTTGCTTACGAAGCGACCAAAACTCCTTCTATTGCCGATGATAGTGGATTAGTCATAGATGCGTTACCGGATATTTTAGGAGTGAAATCCGCGCGCTTTATGGAAGGAAAAAGCTATGCCGAAAAGAATATAACCATATTGGGCATGATGAAGGACATACCACCAGAAAAAAGAACTGCGCGCTTTACATGTGTGGCTGTTTATTACGACGGTACTTCTCATATCTTTAAAGGAGAGATAAAAGGAAAGATCTCTTACGAGCCAAGAGGGAAAAACGGATTTGGGTATGATCCAATTTTCATCCCAGATGGCTATGACAAAACGATGGCTGAATTGGAGCAACGTGAAAAAAATCACATAAGTCATAGAGCTAGAGCGTTTAGAAAATTAGCCAGTTACTTGTTAGAAAACAGCCTATGA
- a CDS encoding nitroreductase family protein yields MYDMPDALKLRNSVRRYKPTSVPQEAIMTVLEAARLAPSWENGQPVRYIVVKDPEVLKDLTTPESVTLVNSWMKNAPCVIVGVADPDKSGVRDGIPYYLVDFGASMENLMIAAASLGLGTCWIGLFNEKRIKEILHIPSNLRVVSLTPLGYPDYSKVLSVEESYSRKIARRIKMEEFAFLDQWGKRI; encoded by the coding sequence ATGTACGATATGCCTGATGCTTTGAAATTAAGAAATAGCGTTCGAAGATATAAACCAACCTCAGTTCCCCAAGAAGCTATCATGACGGTCCTTGAAGCTGCGAGACTGGCGCCTTCATGGGAAAATGGTCAACCGGTAAGATATATCGTTGTAAAGGATCCGGAGGTTTTGAAAGATTTGACAACACCTGAGAGCGTTACACTTGTGAATTCATGGATGAAAAACGCTCCTTGCGTTATAGTGGGAGTAGCAGATCCGGATAAAAGTGGCGTAAGAGACGGAATTCCGTATTACCTTGTGGATTTTGGGGCTTCTATGGAAAATTTGATGATAGCGGCCGCCTCTCTTGGACTTGGGACGTGTTGGATAGGCTTATTCAACGAAAAAAGAATAAAGGAAATCCTTCATATACCATCGAATTTGAGAGTTGTAAGTTTGACACCGTTAGGTTACCCTGATTATTCCAAGGTATTAAGTGTGGAAGAGTCATATTCAAGAAAAATTGCCAGAAGGATAAAAATGGAAGAGTTTGCGTTCTTAGATCAATGGGGCAAACGGATTTAA
- a CDS encoding Mut7-C RNAse domain-containing protein: MKKFRLLGFDTKKWNGTYEEGRILITRSRKRWENYPGESFMIFEDKWRNQLVELERRYSISKKAKLFTRCPECNTLLIDTTAEDVKDKIPERVYLTATHFKICPNCGKIYWSGTHVKRIREEFERIFGGIGG, encoded by the coding sequence ATGAAAAAATTCAGATTGTTGGGTTTCGATACAAAAAAATGGAACGGCACATATGAAGAAGGCCGCATACTTATCACACGTTCAAGAAAAAGATGGGAAAACTATCCCGGAGAATCGTTTATGATATTCGAGGATAAGTGGAGAAACCAACTTGTGGAGTTGGAAAGAAGATATTCAATTTCAAAAAAAGCAAAACTCTTCACGAGATGTCCAGAGTGTAACACGTTGTTGATCGATACCACAGCCGAGGACGTAAAAGATAAAATACCGGAAAGGGTTTACTTAACCGCCACGCATTTTAAAATATGTCCCAATTGTGGAAAAATCTATTGGAGTGGTACGCATGTCAAAAGAATTAGAGAAGAATTCGAGAGAATATTCGGCGGAATTGGTGGATAA